The Mycolicibacterium neworleansense sequence CAGATTGCCCACCCGGAACGAATACCGCTCCCAGGTCCCGGTGACGGGGTAGGGCCGGGCCCCGGCGTCGACCCCGGAATGTGCGGTGTGCACGCCCAGCGGATCGATCCACTTCTGCCACCACCAAGCGTCCGGTTCGGAAAGACCGCTGCGGTCGTGGTTTCCGCACACCGAGTAGACGTCCTCACGCCGGTGCTTGCGCATCGCCGCCAGCTGCCGGCGAACCTCCTGCCCCTCGGCATCGTCGGGCAAGCTGTGATGCGCCCCGGACATGTCGCCGACGTCCACCGCGATGTCCCAGTCGAACGGCGGACCACCTTGCGCTCCACCGAATTCCGACTGCCGGATGGCATCGGCGAGGCTCTCCCGGCCGAACTGGTTGTCGGTGCCGACGTGGGCATCACCGAACGCCCAGAGCCGAAACTCGCCGTCCTGTGTCGCCATCGTGGCCACACGATAGCGCCGCGGCCCGGCCCGGTCGGGCGTTGCGCTCAGGGTGATTCCAACGGCGGGTCAGCGACCCCGGATCCCGCTGTCGACCACCTTGACGGTCTTGTGCGGATACCGCTTCTCGGCGTGAGCCTTGGCCGCCGAGTTCGGCAGCACATACAGGGTTTGCCGCTTGTCCTGCAGTGGTTTGAGCACCCGGTCCATGAACTCCTTGCGGTCGTCGAGGTAGGGCTCGATCACATCCTCCCCCGCCGGGCACACCGCCAGGCAGTACGCCGCCTTGTAGTTGGCCTTGAACGACAGGCTCTGCCACATCGACGCATTCTCCGAATCGCTGACCCGGGAACGGAAGTCGTCGGCATCACTGCTGTCGGCGATGGTCTGCGCCCAGTCGGTGAACCCACCCATGAACTCGCGGTAGTTGTGCACCGAGCAGGCGATGAAATCGAACTCGCCGTCCTTGCCGATGGCCCCGACCGGGCAGGCCGCCACGCACAGCTTGCATTCCAGGCACGGCGAATAGTCCAGCGGCACACCATAACCACTGATCGGCGCACCCACCAGGATGGTGGCCAGCAGGATGAAGTTGCCGAACCTGGGATGGATGACGTTGCGGTGGATCCCCATCACCCCCAGCCCCGAGGCGACCGCGACGGGCTTGTGCGCCACCACCCAGATCCGCCCGGGATACCGGTCCATCTCCATCGGGAACGTCGCCGACGGGTTCACCGCGCGATGGCCGGCATCCTCCAGCGCCCGGGTGATGCGGTGGGCGGCCTCGTTGATGATCTCGCCGCTGCGGTGGAACTCCTGGTTGGCCACGCTGCGGGTGGATGAGCGCACGTTGTCGCGGTTCATCTTCACCACCAGCGAGATGTAACTGCGGACCCCCGGCAACGCGACTTCGGCATGTTCGCGTTCGGAGGCCAGGGCCGGGTCGTCGACGCCGGCGAAGGCCACGTCGTCGGCTCCGGCGTCCAGGCACAGCGCCCGCAGCCAGTCGGCGTCGATCACGTCGGGAACGGGCGCTTCGGCACGGGCCCGCACCGCGCGGACGGTCGGATGGTCGGCCAGGCGGGGCGGGAGTTTCGGCTTCATTCAGCTGAGTATAGTTATCTATACTCAGCTCGCAAGGATTCTGCCCTCCGGCGTAAAGAAACCGTTCGGGGCCGGTCGGGCCCCACCTGCAGCGGGTACACCCGAGATATGGACGCCATGCGACTACTGAGGCCCCTGCTCGACGGCTCCCGCGCCTGGGGTTGCGTGCAGGTCAGGCCCGGCCGCTTCGGCATCACGTATTACCGGCTTGTGGTGTATCCGCCCGGCCTCGGCACCTCCGGGCACCGCCTCGTTCGGCTGGCCCGCGGCTGGCCGCTGTGGGGGATGCTCGTGTGGTTGCTGTGCCAACTGTGGCTAGGCGGGCAGATGTCACCTTGGCTGGCGTTCGGTGCCTCCACTGCGGTGTTCCTGGTCACCGGAGCCGTCGTACTGGCACTGTCGGGCGCCGCGTACCACCGTGTGCGGACGTTGTGCGCCACGACGATGGCCGGTTGCAACGATCCCGGATCGGCGGCCGCCCGCGAGCGGCTGATCGTATTGGCCGCAGAGCTCCTCCATGCCGACGAGTGCCGCGATCGCGGCGACATCACCACCGTCGACCACGAGCTGATCTGGTGGCGGGTCTACAACCGGATGGAAGCCGACAAACCGGCGAATACCCCGCACCGCAACTGATGTCGGACTTGCCCGACAGCCCCCATAACCATCACGAGCGGACGCGTCACGAAAGACGCGCCCGCTCTGGGGTGCTCGGTGCCGCCGCGTTGTACGGCTAGCGGCCCCCCGGCATGCCCAACCACGGGAACACCGGGATGTTGGCCGGCGGCGCAGTCGTTCCCGGCCGGGCCTTGATCGACGTGCTGCCGTTGGTCGTGCAGATCGTCTTGGTGGCCGTGTCCTGGCAGGTCGGTCGGGCGTTCGCAACCGGAGAGCAAACGACCGACACGGCAGCCAAACTCGCCATCAAGAACGCAAACCCGCGACCAGTCATCATGCCCTTCCCTTTCCGCGCCATGACCACCCCCGAAGTCTCATGCGCTGCACGCGCCGACATCTGCCCGCTCATCACGGGCAGGCCGATACGACGACAGGGGAATCCGCATCGAGCGGGGTGTTGTTCGCCGCGGCCCGGTTGAACGCGTCCTGGCGGGCCGCCTCGACCGTCGCCCCGGCACCGCCGGCGACGGCGTGGTTGCTGGGGCTCGCGACGGACACGATGCAGAGCTTGTCGTTGGTCACCTCGTCGGCGGTGCACTCCACACCCCCCGCGTTCTGGCAAGCCGCGATGACCGCTGCCGAGGCCTCTTCGCTCGTATCACCGGTAGCTGTGAAACCCGCTATGGTGTCGATGAATTCGCCGGTTCCGACAGCCGCAAAAATGTCTTCGGGGTCCTCGACATATCCACCGGGACCACCCGCCCACGCGGTGCCCGCGGTAATCCCGGCAGCGATGACGCCTGTGCCGAGGATCGCCGAAACCCATCGGGATTTGACCATTCCGGTCCTCTCTTCAAAGTGGTTTCCGCGCCAGAATACGCAAATATTGCGTGAACGAAGGGCAAATTGACAGTGCTGCCCATTGCAATTGATGCCGAACGCAGATATCAGCGATTTCCGTATCGCGAAAAGCACACCGAGACCCGGTGTCTCACGAGAGGCGTGAAGAACAAGCGCGTGACCGTGCGCAAAGTGCTGCCCGCGAGCGGCGTGTCCGCCACAGACACGCACGCTCACGGTGCGAAACGGTCAGAAAGTCAGCCCGTGATCAGGGAGACCGAGTTGGCGCGACGCAGCTTGCCCGACGGGGTCTTCGGAATGCTGCCGGGGCCGAGCACCACGACGTTGCGCGGACGCATGTCGACCTCGGAGACCACCTCATGGGCCACCTGATGCTCGATGCGCCGCACCTCGGCCGGGTCCTGCCAGGCGTTGGATTCCACTGCGACGGCGAAGGTCTCACGCGAGTGCCCGGCATCCAGCCGCACCGCCACGGCGCAGCCGGGGCGCACGCCCTCGACACGG is a genomic window containing:
- a CDS encoding DUF4189 domain-containing protein; amino-acid sequence: MSVRVCGGHAARGQHFAHGHALVLHASRETPGLGVLFAIRKSLISAFGINCNGQHCQFALRSRNICVFWRGNHFEERTGMVKSRWVSAILGTGVIAAGITAGTAWAGGPGGYVEDPEDIFAAVGTGEFIDTIAGFTATGDTSEEASAAVIAACQNAGGVECTADEVTNDKLCIVSVASPSNHAVAGGAGATVEAARQDAFNRAAANNTPLDADSPVVVSACP
- a CDS encoding 4Fe-4S binding protein; translated protein: MKPKLPPRLADHPTVRAVRARAEAPVPDVIDADWLRALCLDAGADDVAFAGVDDPALASEREHAEVALPGVRSYISLVVKMNRDNVRSSTRSVANQEFHRSGEIINEAAHRITRALEDAGHRAVNPSATFPMEMDRYPGRIWVVAHKPVAVASGLGVMGIHRNVIHPRFGNFILLATILVGAPISGYGVPLDYSPCLECKLCVAACPVGAIGKDGEFDFIACSVHNYREFMGGFTDWAQTIADSSDADDFRSRVSDSENASMWQSLSFKANYKAAYCLAVCPAGEDVIEPYLDDRKEFMDRVLKPLQDKRQTLYVLPNSAAKAHAEKRYPHKTVKVVDSGIRGR
- a CDS encoding DUF6611 family protein; translated protein: MDAMRLLRPLLDGSRAWGCVQVRPGRFGITYYRLVVYPPGLGTSGHRLVRLARGWPLWGMLVWLLCQLWLGGQMSPWLAFGASTAVFLVTGAVVLALSGAAYHRVRTLCATTMAGCNDPGSAAARERLIVLAAELLHADECRDRGDITTVDHELIWWRVYNRMEADKPANTPHRN